TACCCTGATTGCCGCGTTGGGCCGCGTCGGCGTGCAGACGGCCTCGGTGATTGCCGTACTGGGTGCCGCCGGTTTAGCCATCGGTCTGGCGTTGCAGGGGTCACTTTCGAACCTCGCCGCTGGCGTGCTGCTGGTGACTTTCCGCCCGTTCCGTTCGGGGGAATATGTCGATTTGGGCGGCGTTGCCGGAACCGTGTTGCAGGTGCAGATTTTCTCCACCACTATGCGTACGGTGGACGGGCGTATCGTGGTGATCCCAAATGGTAAAATCATTGCCGGAAATATCGTGAACTTCTCTCGTGAGCCGGTACGTCGCAACGAGTTTATTATCGGTGTGGCTTACGATTCTGATATCGACCAGGTAAAACGCATTCTGACTGAAATTATCCAGGCTGATGAACGCATCATCAAAGATCGCGAAATGACGGTGCGTCTGAATGAACTGGGGCCGTCCTCCATTAACTTTGTGGTGCGTGTCTGGAGTAAGAGCAGCGATCTGCAAGCCGTTTACTGGGATGTGCTGGAGCTGATCAAACGTCGCTTTGACGAGAACGGCATCAGCTTCCCGTTCCCGCAGATGGACGTAAACCTCAAACGTTCTCATGAGCAGACAGAGCAGTAAGATATGGGGCCGGCAGCGCCGGCCTTCTTTTTGCTCATCAACATTAGCATTGCTACTTAGCGATTAAAATTATCAATTTCCGCTAATGATGTTCCCGCGCTATAGTCTGCTTCCGAAACAATCTGACGGAATTACGACGTGTTATCTTATTACTTTCAAGGCCTTATGCTTGGGGCCGCGTTGATCCTGCCGCTTGGGCCGCAAAACGCTTTTGTGATGAACCAGGGGATCCGCAGGCAGTATCACATCATGACTGCCTTTTTATGCACGATGAGCGATGTGGTGCTGATCTGCGCTGGCGTGTTTGGCGGCAGCGCGCTGTTGATGCAATCCCCGTGGCTGCTGGCGCTGGTGACCTGGGGCGGTGTGGCGTTTCTGCTATGGTACGGTTTTGGCGCACTGAAAACGGCACTGAGTAGTCATCTCGAACTGGCAAGCGCCGAAGCATTACGCCAGGGGCGCTGGCGTATCATTGCGACCATGCTGGCGGTTACCTGGCTCAACCCGCATGTCTATCTCGACACTTTTGTGGTACTGGGTAGTCTCGGCGGCCAACTGGATGCTGAGCCAAAGCGCTGGTTCGCGCTGGGCACGATGAGCGCTTCTTTCCTGTGGTTTTTCAGCCTTGCGTTGCTCGCCGCCTGGCTTGCTCCTCGTTTGCGCACGGCGAAAGCGCAGCAGCTAATCAACGCTGTGGTTGGGTTGGTAATGTGGTTTATTGCCTTCCAGCTTGCACATGAAGGTATTCATCATGTACAGGGATTATTCAGTTAGGGTAAGTCCGATGGACAATTCACGCTGAGCCGCTAAGCTTGCTGCCAAGGCGTCTGCGTATTCGGACGTATTAACGCAACATGGAGGAGCAACTGTGAAATTTAAAGTGATGGCCCTGGCGGCGGCAGTCGGTTTTAGCGCAATGGCAGTACAGGCAAACGAATTGCCTGACGGCCCGCATATTGTCACCTCAGGCACGGCAAGCGTGGATGCAACTCCGGATATCGCCACGCTGGCGATCGAAGTGAACGTCGCCGCTAAAGACGCCGCATCAGCGAAAAAACAGGCCGATGACCGCGTTGCGCAATACCTGAGTTTCCTTGAGCAAAATGGTATCGCCAGAAAAGACATTAATTCCGCAAACTTACGCACCCAGCCAGATTACGACTACCAGAACGGCAAAAGCATCCTGAAAGGTTATCGCGCTGTGCGTACGGTTGAAGTGACATTGCGCGAGCTGGATAAACTTAACTCACTGCTGGATGGCGCGCTGAAAGCGGGTCTGAATGAGATTCGCTCCGTGTCGTTGGGTGTTGCGCAAGCGGAGTCCTTCAAAGATAAAGCGCGCAAAGCGGCGATTGATGATGCGACCCGTCAGGCGCAGCAGCTGGCAGCCGGTTTTAATGCCAAACTCGGCCCGGTTTACAGCATTCGCTACCATGTTTCTAATTATCAGCCCAGCCCAATGGTGCGGATGATGAAAGCGGATGCCGCGCCGGTTTCCGCACAGGAAACCTACGAGCAGCCGACGATTCAGTTTGACGATCAGGTTGATGTGGTGTTCCAGCTTGAGCCAGCTCAGGCTGAACAGCCGGCAGCAACCGCGGCGAAGTAAGTTGTTCGTCCTCTCCCCGGTCGGGGAGAGGTTCTCTGATCAATCCTGCCTTAATACCCGGTGTCCATACTCCAGCAGCGCATCCGTCACGTTGCGCATCATCCGGCTTTCCGGCGCAAAACGGTGCCAGTAGAGCATACGGCGCTGTAACAGGCCTGGCGTCAGATCGATCAAATCGCCGCTCTTCAACTCTTTTTCGATTTGCAGGTGCGGGATCATACAGCAGGTCGTGCCCTGGCGCGCCAGTTGCACAAACGCTTCTGATGAATTCACGATATGGCAGGGCACGCTGCCCGGCGGTAAATCGAAATACTGCTGCAAAAATGCCTGATGCATATCATCCAGATGGTCGAACGCCACCGCCGGGGCTTTCAGCAGCGCTGAGCGGGTTACGCCATTAGGAAAGTAGCGTTCGGCGAATTCTTTGGAACCGACAAACAGGTAATCCAGTGCGCCAAGTTGATCGACAAGGCAGCTCGGCAGCGCCTGCGGCTGAATACTGACCGCGCCAACCACCTCACCACGACGCAGTCGCTCCTGGGTGCGGGTTTCATCCTCAACCTGCAAGTTCAACCGGATGGGGGAATCCACCAGCACCGGGGCCAGCGCAGGCAGCAGCCAGGTTGCCAGGCTGTCGGCGTTGACCGCCAGCGACAACAGCAGCGGCGTCGAACCCGTTTGCTCATCGCCCAGCCACTCCTCTTCCAGCAGCTCAACCTGACGCAATAGCGCCAGCAGTTTTTGCCCTTGTTCGGTGGGGCGCGGCGGAACAGTACGTACCAGCAATGGCTGGCCGAACATGTTTTCGAGCTGTTTTATGCGCTGCGACACGGCGGACTGAGTAATACACAGTTTTTGCGCGGCGCGCTCAAACCCACGCTCACGAATGACCGCATCAAGCGCCTGTAAGGTTCTGTAGTCCGGACGTTTCATTGCTCGGCCAATCTCCTGAAAAATGATTACTCAGCACTATGACATAAATTTTTATTAGAATCAGACGAAATTGGACGTCGCGTAATGTGACACTGGTCACAGGGACATTTAGGGGAAGGGTGGTCTATAATGCGCCTGAAATTTCACACCACAGGCGAACGACCATGACGCAGGATGAACTCAAAAAAGCAGTGGGCTGGGCAGCACTCAAGTATGTTGAGCCCGGAACCATTGTCGGTGTAGGCACTGGCTCCACTGCGGCGCACTTTATTGATGCGCTCGGCACGATGAAAGGCCAGATCGAAGGTGCGGTTTCCAGTTCGGATGCCTCCACCGCGAAACTGAAAAGCCTTGGCATTACCGTGTTCGATCTCAACGAAGTGGATAAATTGGGTATCTACGTTGATGGCGCGGACGAAATCAACGGCCAGATGCAGATGATCAAAGGCGGCGGCGCAGCGCTGACGCGTGAGAAAATTATCGCCTCGGTAGCGGATAAATTTATCTGTATCGCTGATGCATCCAAGCAGGTTGATATCCTGGGGAAATTCCCGCTGCCGGTGGAGGTTATCCCAATGGCTCGCAGCGCCGTTGCGCGTCAACTGGTGAAGCTGGGCGGTCGTCCGGAATATCGTCAGAACGTTGTCACCGATAACGGCAACGTGATCCTCGACGTTTATGGGATGGAGATCATCGATCCGATTGCGCTGGAAAACAGCATCAATAGCATCCCGGGCGTAGTCACTGTAGGGTTATTCGCCAATCGTGGCGCGGATGTGGCGCTGATCGGCACCGCCGACGGTGTGAAAACCATCATAAAATGATCTGACGGGGAGGCGCTCGCCTCCCTGTAAAAAAACGCGATCGGTAAATTTGGTGATATCTGTCACATTTATCCGCTGGCTATGCACTACCTGCCATCATTCCTCGCTTTAACAGCATTTTTATCTGCCATTTCCCGCTGGATGACATTTCTTCAGAGTGCGCACGCAAACGTTCATATTGCTGCAATAGTTTTTTTTGATATGTTGACTGAAGAAAATTGCATTTCGCACAACATCACAGTCAAGACAAAAAACAGGGTCGGGTAAATGGCAAAGGTATCACTGGAGAAAGACAAGATTAAATTTCTGCTCGTCGAAGGAGTGCACCAGAAAGCGCTGGATAGCCTCCGTGCGGCGGGTTATACCAACATTGAATTCCACAAAGGTGCGCTGGACACCGAGCAGCTTAAAGAGTCCATCCGTGATGCCCACTTTATCGGCCTGCGATCCCGTACTCAACTGACTGAAGATGTTATCGCGGCGGCGGAAAAATTAGTCGCTGTGGGCTGTTTCTGTATTGGTACTAACCAGGTGAATCTGGACGCGGCCGCAAAGCGTGGCATTCCGGTGTTTAATGCGCCGTTCTCCAACACCCGTTCCGTGGCGGAACTGGTTATTGGCGAACTGTTGCTGTTGATGCGTGGTATTCCTGAAGCGAACGCGAAAGCGCACCGTGGTGTCTGGAACAAACTCGCAGTCGGTTCCTACGAAGCGCGCGGTAAAAAACTCGGCATTATCGGCTATGGTCATATCGGTACGCAGTTGGGCATTCTGGCTGAATCGCTGGGGATGCACGTCTTCTTTTATGATATCGAAAGTAAGCTGCCGCTGGGCAACGCCACGCAGGTACAACATCTTTCCGATCTGCTGAACATGAGCGATGTGGTGAGCCTGCATGTGCCGGAAACCCCGTCAACCAAAGATATGATTGGCGTTGAAGAGCTGAAATTGATGAAGCCTGGCGCGCTGCTGATCAACGCTTCTCGCGGCACGGTGGTCGATATTCCGGCGCTATGCGATGCGCTGAAAAGCAAACATCTGGCCGGTGCGGCAATTGACGTCTTCCCGACGGAACCCGCCACCAACAGCGATCCGTTTGATTCCCCGCTGTGCGAATTTGACAACGTGTTGCTGACGCCGCACATCGGCGGTTCAACGCAAGAAGCGCAGGAAAATATCGGTCTTGAAGTAGCCGGTAAACTGATTAAATATTCTGACAACGGTTCTACGCTGTCGGCGGTTAACTTCCCGGAAGTTTCTTTGCCGATGCACGGTGGCCGTCGCTTGCTGCACATCCACGAAAACCGTCCTGGCGTGCTGACTGCACTCAACCAAATCTTCGCCAGCCAGAATATCAACATCGCGGCGCAGTACCTGCAAACAACGCCGTATATGGGTTATGTCGTGGTTGATATCGAAGCGGATGAAGACGTCGCGCAGAAAGCGTTGCAGAGCATGAAAGCGATTCCTGGAACGATTCGCGCCCGTCTGCTGTTCTGATAAGTATTGTGGTTTCCTCTCCCGCAGGGGAGGGGAAACCTGCTACCACTCCCACACTTTTGATGGCGTGATTACCGCAGGCAGCGGAATATCCCACTCTTCCACCGGCAGAGCCTGAACGCCCTGACAGTCATGCGCGTAGCCCACGGGCTGTAAGTTGTAAGTGCGCCAGTTTTGCAGTGTGCGATCGTAAAAACCTCCGCCCATACCTAAACGTTGGCCCTGTTCGTCGAACGCCACCAGCGGCGTAATCAGCACATCAAGCTGATTAAGCGGCAGGACATCGCGCACGTCCAGTTTCGGTTCATGAATCTTCAGGCGATTGATCACCAGTTCACTGTGCGGGTGGTAATGCAGAAAGAGCAGATTGCCCGGGCTAAACGGGTGGAGCACCGGCAGGTAAACCCGTTTTCCGCTGCGCCAGAGCTGTTCAATCAACGGTTGAGTATCCAGTTCACCGTCGAAAGAGAGAAACAATGCCACAGTATGCGCCATCACGACGGGTGGATACGCCATCATGCGCGCGGCTGCCTGCTGGGCAAAATGCGCCTGTTGCTCGCTGCTTAGCGCACGCCTGCGCTGGCGGATAAGTTTGCGGATTTCTTGTCGTGAAGAGGGAAAATCAGGAAGTTGCGTCATGGTTTTGGGTAGAAAAAGAAGGGAATCTCCGAGATGCCGCCGCAGGCTGTAACCCTTGAACCCTTGGTTCAAGGTGAATGCGTCGTCATGATTTTAAGGCTTCTCGGACGGACCGAGCATGCTCACCAACCATGGATCGCCACATTCTTGTGGTATGAAATATCGGCTCAGGGGACTGGCCCGCTTGCAAACATCTCAGAGAAATTTTGTCTTCACGATCACTCTACCACAGTTGATCCTGAAGTGTTATTCAAACTTAGGCCCCGGCCTGTCTGTTATGCGACCCTGATCAAGCAATGCCTGTTCGATGGTCTGCTGTAACATTCGGATACGCTGTTCCATGTTGGCTGCGTACTCACGGGTTTTTGCCTTTTCCTGAGCCAGCTCGTAGCTGATGTTCAACGCGGCGATAAACACCAACTGCTCAGTATTTGTGACTCTAGTGCGAACTTTCAGATCTTGCAACCGCTGATTCAGATCCTCCGCAGCCTGGTTAAGAGCATCCCTCTGTTCAGGCGGGCAGTTCACTCGCAGTGAACGACCAAAAATTTGGATATCGACGGGTTGTGCAGACATGCCACCTTCCTGCTGTTTGACTGCGCTCTGCCTTCGCATCCGAGTCCTGGGCTGCGAAGGGGCGACACTATAAGCTAGCCTGGTGAGCACTTTCAAGTTTTTTGCGTCTATACCTTAATGACTGATGTCGCATGCAATGGCATGTAACGTGAAGCATCACGGGTATATCACCAGGGGCCAAAGTGGTAGCATATCATGAATATTCCCACCAACGACGACGAATGCGTATGTCTATACAGAACGAAATACCTGGTTACAACGATGTAGGCCAGTTGCTCAACCAACAGGGCGTGGGGCTGCTTCCTGCTGAAATGCATGGGCTTATCGCAGGGATGATCTGCGGTGGCAACGATGACAGCTCCTGGCAGCCGCTGCTGCATGATTTAACTAACGACGGGCTGGCTTTTGGTCATGAGTTGGCACAGGCACTGCGGGCAATGCATGCGGCAACCAGCGATTCACTGGAAGACGACGGCTTTCTGTTCCAACTCTATTTGCCGGAGGGCGATGACGTCAGCGTTTTCGACCGAGCCGATGCGCTCGCCGGCTGGGTAAACCATTTCCTGCTTGGGTTAGGCGTCACGCAGCCGAAGCTCGACAAAGTGACTGGCGAAACCGGCGAAGCGATTGACGATTTGCGTAACATCGCGCAACTGGGTTATGACGAAGAAGAAGATCAGGAAGAGCTGGAAATGTCGCTTGAAGAGATCATCGAATACGTCCGCGTCGCTGCGCTGCTATGCCACGACACGTTCACGCACCCGCAGCCGACCGCGCCAGAAGTGCGTAAGCCGACGTTACATTAATTCGTCTTGTAGGAAGGAGGTGTCATGACACAGCTTGAGTTTCTCCGTCGTCGCCAGACATTGCTGGCGCAGATGGTTCCGGGTAGCGCGGCGTTGATCTTTGCCGCACCGGAAGCGACCCGCAGCGCAGACAGTGAATACCCGTATCGTCAAAACAGCGATTTCTGGTATTTCACCGGTTTTAACGAACCCGAAGCGGTGCTGGTGCTGATAAAGAGCGATGACACCCACAACCATAGCGTGCTGTTCAACCGCGTGCGTGATAAAACCGCCGAGATCTGGTTTGGCCGCCGTCTTGGTCAGGAAGCCGCGCCAGCGAAGCTGGGCGTCGACCGTGCGCTGGCGTTCCCGGAAATCAACACGCACCTTTACCAGTTGCTCAATGGCCTCGACGCGGTTTATCACGCGCAGGGTGAATATGAGTATGCGGATAATATCCTGTTCACTGCGCTGGAGAAGCTGCGCAAAGGCGCGCGGCAGAATCTGACAGCGCCTGCCACGCTGACTGACTGGCGTCCGATCGTCCACGAGATGCGTCTGTTTAAATCGGCCGAAGAGATCGAAGTGATGCGTCGCGCCGGGGAGATCTCCGCGCTGGCGCATACCCGCGCCATGCAGGTTTGCCGTCCAGGAATGTTTGAATATCAGCTTGAAGGTGAAATTCAGCATGAATTTAACCGCCACGGCGCGCGTTTCCCGTCCTATAACACCATTGTCGGTTCGGGGGAGAACGGCTGCATCCTGCATTACACTGAAAATGAAAGCCAGATGCGTGACGGCGATTTAGTGCTGATTGATGCTGGCTGTGAATATATGGGATACGCCGGGGATATTACCCGCACCTTCCCGGTAAACGGCAAATTCAGCCCGGCACAGCGTGAAATTTATGACATTGTGCTGGCATCGCTGGAACGTGCGCTAGAACTATTCCGTCCGGGAACCTCCATTCAGACCGTCACCGGCGAAGTGGTGCGCATTATGATCACAGGTCTGGCAAAGCTTGGCATTCTGCAGGGCGATATCGATGAATTGATCGCAAAAAATGCCCACCGCCCATTCTTTATGCACGGGTTAAGCCACTGGCTGGGGCTGGATGTTCATGACGTTGGCGTTTACGGTCAGGATCGTTCGCGCGAGCTGGCACCTGGCATGGTGTTGACCGTTGAGCCGGGCCTCTATATTTCCCCGGATGCAGATGTTCCCGAGCAGTATCGCGGCATTGGCATCCGCGTCGAAGATGACATCGTTATTACCGAAGAGGGTAACGAGAATCTCACCGCCAGCGTGGTTAAAAAGGCGGATGATATTGAAGCACTGATGGCGGCGAGCCGTTCATGAGCGTGATTATTGTTGGCGGCGGCATGGCCGGTGCGACGCTCGCGCTGGTCATTTCACATCTGACGCAGGGAAAATTACCGGTTCACCTGGTGGAGGCGATAGCGCCGGGTTCTCACCATCATCCTGGTTTTGATGCCCGTGCCATTGCGCTGGCGGCAGGCACGTGCCAGCAGCTTGCGCGCGTCGGGATCTGGCAGGCGATAGCCCGTTGTGCAACGCCCATTTCGACCGTTCATGTCAGCGATCGTGGTCACGCCGGTTTTGTCACGCTGGATGCACAGGATTATCACCTTGAGGCGCTGGGCCAGGTGGTTGAACTGCATGATATCGGCCAGCGGCTCTTTACCTTGCTGCAAAATGCGCCGGGCGTGACGCTACATTGCCCCGATCGGGTCAGCAATTTGACCCGTAATGAGCACCAAGTATCGGTAACGCTGGAAAGCGGCGAACTGATTAGTGGCCAGTTGCTGGTTGCGGCGGACGGTTCACGTTCGGACATGGGCGAGCAACTGGGGATCCTCTGGCAGAAAACCCCCTATCACCAGGCAGCGGTCATTGCCAACGTCACTACCTCTGTTCCGCATCAGGGACGTGCATTCGAACGCTTCACCGAGCATGGGCCGCTGGCGATGTTGCCCATGTCGCAGGGGCGTTGTTCACTGGTGTGGTGTCATCCGCTGGAAAAACAGCAGCAGGTAGCTGGCTGGTCTGACGAACGTTTTTGTCATGAGCTACAAAAGGCTTTCGGCTGGCGCCTGGGGCGAATTGAGCACGCCGGAAAACGCAGCGTTTATCCCCTGACGCTGACTAACGCGTCGTCGCCGGTTTCTCATCGCGCGGTGCTGGTCGGCAATGCGGCTCAGACGCTGCATCCTATTGCCGGACAAGGGTTTAACCTCGGCATGCGCGATGTCATGACGCTGGCGGAAACGTTAGCAGAGGCGTGGGCGGAGCAGAAAGATGTCGGCTGTTATCCGGTGCTGACGCGCTACCGTCACCAGCGTCAGGCGGACAAAAGTGCAACCATAGGCGTTACCGACGGGCTGGTGCATCTTTTTGCCAACCGCTGGGCGCCGCTTGTCGTCGGGCGCAATATCGGGTTGATGGCGATGGAACTATTTACCCCGGCGCGCGATGTACTGGCGCAGCGCACCCTCGGTTGGGTAGCCCGTTAATCAAAGGAGCAAAGAGTGCAGAGTGTTGATGTTGCGATTGTC
The Kosakonia oryzae genome window above contains:
- the serA gene encoding phosphoglycerate dehydrogenase, with product MAKVSLEKDKIKFLLVEGVHQKALDSLRAAGYTNIEFHKGALDTEQLKESIRDAHFIGLRSRTQLTEDVIAAAEKLVAVGCFCIGTNQVNLDAAAKRGIPVFNAPFSNTRSVAELVIGELLLLMRGIPEANAKAHRGVWNKLAVGSYEARGKKLGIIGYGHIGTQLGILAESLGMHVFFYDIESKLPLGNATQVQHLSDLLNMSDVVSLHVPETPSTKDMIGVEELKLMKPGALLINASRGTVVDIPALCDALKSKHLAGAAIDVFPTEPATNSDPFDSPLCEFDNVLLTPHIGGSTQEAQENIGLEVAGKLIKYSDNGSTLSAVNFPEVSLPMHGGRRLLHIHENRPGVLTALNQIFASQNINIAAQYLQTTPYMGYVVVDIEADEDVAQKALQSMKAIPGTIRARLLF
- the mscS gene encoding small-conductance mechanosensitive channel MscS; amino-acid sequence: MEDLNVVDSINDAGSWLVNNQALLLSYAVNIVAAIAIIIVGMIVARIVSNTVNRVMVARHIDATVADFLSALVRYGIIAFTLIAALGRVGVQTASVIAVLGAAGLAIGLALQGSLSNLAAGVLLVTFRPFRSGEYVDLGGVAGTVLQVQIFSTTMRTVDGRIVVIPNGKIIAGNIVNFSREPVRRNEFIIGVAYDSDIDQVKRILTEIIQADERIIKDREMTVRLNELGPSSINFVVRVWSKSSDLQAVYWDVLELIKRRFDENGISFPFPQMDVNLKRSHEQTEQ
- a CDS encoding YecA/YgfB family protein, which translates into the protein MSIQNEIPGYNDVGQLLNQQGVGLLPAEMHGLIAGMICGGNDDSSWQPLLHDLTNDGLAFGHELAQALRAMHAATSDSLEDDGFLFQLYLPEGDDVSVFDRADALAGWVNHFLLGLGVTQPKLDKVTGETGEAIDDLRNIAQLGYDEEEDQEELEMSLEEIIEYVRVAALLCHDTFTHPQPTAPEVRKPTLH
- the rpiA gene encoding ribose-5-phosphate isomerase RpiA, with the protein product MTQDELKKAVGWAALKYVEPGTIVGVGTGSTAAHFIDALGTMKGQIEGAVSSSDASTAKLKSLGITVFDLNEVDKLGIYVDGADEINGQMQMIKGGGAALTREKIIASVADKFICIADASKQVDILGKFPLPVEVIPMARSAVARQLVKLGGRPEYRQNVVTDNGNVILDVYGMEIIDPIALENSINSIPGVVTVGLFANRGADVALIGTADGVKTIIK
- a CDS encoding oxidative stress defense protein, coding for MKFKVMALAAAVGFSAMAVQANELPDGPHIVTSGTASVDATPDIATLAIEVNVAAKDAASAKKQADDRVAQYLSFLEQNGIARKDINSANLRTQPDYDYQNGKSILKGYRAVRTVEVTLRELDKLNSLLDGALKAGLNEIRSVSLGVAQAESFKDKARKAAIDDATRQAQQLAAGFNAKLGPVYSIRYHVSNYQPSPMVRMMKADAAPVSAQETYEQPTIQFDDQVDVVFQLEPAQAEQPAATAAK
- the zapA gene encoding cell division protein ZapA, whose translation is MSAQPVDIQIFGRSLRVNCPPEQRDALNQAAEDLNQRLQDLKVRTRVTNTEQLVFIAALNISYELAQEKAKTREYAANMEQRIRMLQQTIEQALLDQGRITDRPGPKFE
- the argP gene encoding DNA-binding transcriptional regulator ArgP is translated as MKRPDYRTLQALDAVIRERGFERAAQKLCITQSAVSQRIKQLENMFGQPLLVRTVPPRPTEQGQKLLALLRQVELLEEEWLGDEQTGSTPLLLSLAVNADSLATWLLPALAPVLVDSPIRLNLQVEDETRTQERLRRGEVVGAVSIQPQALPSCLVDQLGALDYLFVGSKEFAERYFPNGVTRSALLKAPAVAFDHLDDMHQAFLQQYFDLPPGSVPCHIVNSSEAFVQLARQGTTCCMIPHLQIEKELKSGDLIDLTPGLLQRRMLYWHRFAPESRMMRNVTDALLEYGHRVLRQD
- the argO gene encoding arginine exporter ArgO, giving the protein MLSYYFQGLMLGAALILPLGPQNAFVMNQGIRRQYHIMTAFLCTMSDVVLICAGVFGGSALLMQSPWLLALVTWGGVAFLLWYGFGALKTALSSHLELASAEALRQGRWRIIATMLAVTWLNPHVYLDTFVVLGSLGGQLDAEPKRWFALGTMSASFLWFFSLALLAAWLAPRLRTAKAQQLINAVVGLVMWFIAFQLAHEGIHHVQGLFS
- the ubiH gene encoding 2-octaprenyl-6-methoxyphenyl hydroxylase; translated protein: MSVIIVGGGMAGATLALVISHLTQGKLPVHLVEAIAPGSHHHPGFDARAIALAAGTCQQLARVGIWQAIARCATPISTVHVSDRGHAGFVTLDAQDYHLEALGQVVELHDIGQRLFTLLQNAPGVTLHCPDRVSNLTRNEHQVSVTLESGELISGQLLVAADGSRSDMGEQLGILWQKTPYHQAAVIANVTTSVPHQGRAFERFTEHGPLAMLPMSQGRCSLVWCHPLEKQQQVAGWSDERFCHELQKAFGWRLGRIEHAGKRSVYPLTLTNASSPVSHRAVLVGNAAQTLHPIAGQGFNLGMRDVMTLAETLAEAWAEQKDVGCYPVLTRYRHQRQADKSATIGVTDGLVHLFANRWAPLVVGRNIGLMAMELFTPARDVLAQRTLGWVAR
- a CDS encoding 5-formyltetrahydrofolate cyclo-ligase, encoding MTQLPDFPSSRQEIRKLIRQRRRALSSEQQAHFAQQAAARMMAYPPVVMAHTVALFLSFDGELDTQPLIEQLWRSGKRVYLPVLHPFSPGNLLFLHYHPHSELVINRLKIHEPKLDVRDVLPLNQLDVLITPLVAFDEQGQRLGMGGGFYDRTLQNWRTYNLQPVGYAHDCQGVQALPVEEWDIPLPAVITPSKVWEW
- the pepP gene encoding Xaa-Pro aminopeptidase; protein product: MTQLEFLRRRQTLLAQMVPGSAALIFAAPEATRSADSEYPYRQNSDFWYFTGFNEPEAVLVLIKSDDTHNHSVLFNRVRDKTAEIWFGRRLGQEAAPAKLGVDRALAFPEINTHLYQLLNGLDAVYHAQGEYEYADNILFTALEKLRKGARQNLTAPATLTDWRPIVHEMRLFKSAEEIEVMRRAGEISALAHTRAMQVCRPGMFEYQLEGEIQHEFNRHGARFPSYNTIVGSGENGCILHYTENESQMRDGDLVLIDAGCEYMGYAGDITRTFPVNGKFSPAQREIYDIVLASLERALELFRPGTSIQTVTGEVVRIMITGLAKLGILQGDIDELIAKNAHRPFFMHGLSHWLGLDVHDVGVYGQDRSRELAPGMVLTVEPGLYISPDADVPEQYRGIGIRVEDDIVITEEGNENLTASVVKKADDIEALMAASRS